One segment of Halomonas sp. TD01 DNA contains the following:
- a CDS encoding IclR family transcriptional regulator, protein MSDKEKKHLIPALERGLTILMELNRHHREMSFAEIVKRVGYPQSTSYRAVQTLEHMGFLRHHPVTGLYSLGVNVLKLGFEYVASLDVVQVGHPVIESLCEQTGCSSHIAVRDGRDAVYVARVGATNATIRRVSVGTRIPLHCTSLGRLLLTDLSKEEFESLYPDDQLLNKELGAPIRRDVLWDLVQEDRQRGYVIADSYYHFGISSIAYPLYNHDGVVEGVVSIMVPVHEFAEDERTKLQALVQEAARTISDMLGHDQALAKRDG, encoded by the coding sequence ATGAGTGATAAGGAAAAAAAGCATTTAATTCCCGCGCTTGAACGAGGGCTGACGATTTTAATGGAACTCAATCGTCATCATCGTGAGATGAGTTTTGCCGAGATCGTTAAACGCGTTGGCTATCCCCAGTCGACTTCGTATCGTGCAGTACAGACCTTGGAACATATGGGGTTTCTTCGTCATCACCCGGTAACCGGATTGTACTCGCTGGGTGTTAACGTGCTGAAGCTGGGCTTTGAATATGTGGCCTCATTAGATGTTGTACAGGTAGGCCATCCGGTTATTGAGTCGCTATGCGAGCAGACTGGCTGCTCAAGTCACATTGCCGTTAGGGATGGAAGGGATGCAGTTTATGTGGCCCGTGTGGGTGCCACTAACGCCACGATTCGTCGCGTTAGCGTAGGAACAAGAATTCCACTGCACTGCACTTCATTAGGGCGGCTGCTTCTGACAGACCTCTCAAAAGAGGAATTTGAATCGCTCTACCCTGATGATCAACTGCTTAATAAAGAACTCGGTGCACCCATCCGGCGTGATGTTCTGTGGGACTTAGTTCAGGAAGACCGTCAGCGTGGTTATGTCATTGCAGATTCTTACTATCACTTTGGTATTTCATCGATCGCCTACCCGCTCTACAACCATGATGGGGTAGTGGAGGGTGTCGTTAGTATTATGGTGCCTGTGCATGAATTTGCCGAGGATGAGCGAACCAAGCTGCAAGCGCTGGTGCAAGAGGCCGCGAGAACAATCTCCGACATGCTAGGACACGACCAAGCCCTTGCGAAACGCGATGGTTAG
- a CDS encoding urate hydroxylase PuuD: MLSYLIDFSNFMLRWLHVIAAIAWIGESIYFVMLDNGLKSPKDENCRKKGVFGEMWAVHGGGFYHNQKYATSPEKLPDDLHWSFWKAYTTWLSGFALFIILYMVNPGFYLVNPNSNWEWAANMTGWQANVLALTFLLLGWVVYNEMCKRISPNMERDGLLSIGVAIMMVVVAYLSTQMFSGRAAFLLTGAVMATAMSANVFFWIIPGQRRIVKAMKAGETPNPLDGKRGKQRSVHNTYFTLPVVLLMISNHYSFAYSHAHAWVIMALLIFAGALIRQYFVLMHAGKIQPGYPAVGVLLIMVAFWIGMPSSQQINSNTESGPDIADVQMVIEQRCVACHAQSPSQPGFSAPPAGFAYDNLDQILHHKESIQQVVASGYMPLGNMTNMSDEERALIQAWSE; the protein is encoded by the coding sequence ATGCTGTCCTACTTAATTGATTTTTCTAATTTTATGCTTCGCTGGCTACACGTTATTGCCGCGATTGCCTGGATTGGTGAGTCTATCTACTTTGTCATGCTAGATAACGGCTTAAAATCCCCTAAAGATGAAAACTGCCGCAAAAAAGGCGTGTTTGGTGAGATGTGGGCCGTGCACGGTGGCGGCTTCTATCACAATCAGAAATATGCCACCAGTCCGGAAAAGCTGCCTGATGACCTCCACTGGTCCTTCTGGAAGGCTTATACCACCTGGTTATCAGGTTTCGCCTTATTCATTATTTTGTACATGGTCAATCCCGGCTTCTATCTGGTCAATCCGAACAGTAACTGGGAGTGGGCTGCCAATATGACGGGCTGGCAGGCCAATGTTTTGGCGCTGACCTTTTTGTTATTGGGTTGGGTGGTTTACAACGAAATGTGTAAGCGCATCAGCCCCAACATGGAGCGCGATGGCCTATTAAGTATTGGTGTTGCGATCATGATGGTGGTGGTGGCGTACCTGAGCACTCAAATGTTCTCAGGCCGTGCCGCATTTTTATTGACCGGGGCTGTTATGGCCACGGCGATGTCTGCCAACGTGTTCTTTTGGATCATTCCTGGGCAACGCCGCATTGTTAAAGCGATGAAAGCAGGCGAAACACCAAATCCGTTAGACGGCAAACGTGGTAAGCAACGTTCGGTACACAATACGTACTTTACGTTACCCGTTGTCTTATTAATGATCAGTAATCACTACTCTTTCGCCTACTCTCATGCCCATGCGTGGGTAATCATGGCGCTGTTGATTTTTGCGGGTGCGTTAATTCGTCAGTACTTCGTGTTGATGCACGCTGGGAAAATACAGCCTGGTTATCCTGCAGTAGGCGTTCTCTTGATTATGGTGGCGTTCTGGATAGGGATGCCGAGTAGCCAGCAGATTAATTCCAATACAGAAAGTGGGCCGGATATTGCCGATGTGCAAATGGTTATTGAACAGCGCTGTGTCGCGTGCCATGCCCAGTCGCCTTCCCAGCCTGGTTTCTCTGCACCCCCTGCTGGCTTTGCTTACGACAATCTTGATCAAATTTTGCATCACAAAGAGAGCATTCAGCAGGTGGTGGCCAGTGGTTACATGCCCCTTGGCAACATGACCAATATGAGCGATGAAGAGCGCGCATTAATTCAAGCGTGGTCTGAGTAG
- a CDS encoding uracil-xanthine permease family protein, with translation MSDAIASSEERARIDGKSTSLFDFYGKPKFLKVLPLSLQHLLAMIAGVITPPIIVAGVVGASVEEKLLLIQIAVLASGVCTVFHLYGVWKFGARLPAIFGVGFAYVPTLVAVGAQYGIEGILGAQLIGGMTMVVVGYFIQYIRHLFPPVVAGTVVLVIGLSLYDIAIRYMAGSGNVNAANFGDPINWIVAVVTLLTVLIAAQFGKGVIKLSAIIVGIVVGYLLSLSLGLVSFDNVANASWVAVPKVMPFEMEFHAAAIASMVVICIINSVQTIGDLSATTVGGMNRELKTKELTGGLLGNGLTTTVSSFFGALPTSTFSQNVGIVAMTKVISRYVLALAGIFMILAGLSPKFGAMITTIPYPVLGGATITVFGMITMTGIQLLVKDEMSARNMTIVGLSLALSLGIAAEPSAIEQFPAVLRDLIGGAPIVVAAITAFTLNIVLPKKSLSDEAKEREKIANEDKDTKEEANNQGDNLSQRSVHAE, from the coding sequence ATGAGTGACGCAATTGCCTCGTCGGAAGAGCGAGCGCGAATAGATGGAAAGAGCACCTCCCTCTTTGATTTTTATGGAAAACCTAAATTCCTAAAGGTGCTGCCGCTTTCTCTTCAGCACCTACTGGCCATGATTGCTGGCGTGATAACACCACCTATTATCGTTGCCGGAGTCGTTGGCGCGAGCGTCGAAGAAAAGCTCCTGCTTATCCAGATAGCGGTACTGGCATCAGGTGTCTGTACCGTGTTCCATCTATACGGTGTGTGGAAATTCGGTGCGCGCTTACCTGCTATCTTTGGTGTCGGCTTTGCCTACGTACCGACACTTGTGGCGGTTGGCGCTCAGTATGGGATTGAAGGAATACTCGGCGCCCAGTTGATTGGCGGTATGACCATGGTCGTGGTGGGCTACTTCATCCAATATATACGCCACCTGTTCCCCCCTGTCGTGGCAGGAACAGTGGTATTGGTAATCGGTCTATCGCTATATGACATCGCTATTCGCTATATGGCGGGCAGTGGAAACGTTAATGCTGCCAATTTTGGTGACCCCATTAATTGGATCGTCGCTGTCGTCACGTTACTCACTGTTTTAATTGCGGCTCAATTTGGTAAAGGGGTGATTAAGCTCTCAGCCATTATTGTGGGCATTGTGGTGGGCTATTTACTTTCCCTATCGCTGGGTTTGGTTAGTTTCGACAACGTAGCCAATGCATCCTGGGTAGCCGTTCCCAAAGTAATGCCATTTGAAATGGAGTTTCACGCAGCAGCCATCGCTTCTATGGTCGTCATTTGTATTATCAACTCTGTTCAGACCATTGGTGATTTATCTGCCACGACCGTTGGCGGCATGAACCGTGAGCTAAAAACAAAAGAGCTTACCGGCGGCCTACTCGGCAATGGTTTAACCACTACCGTCAGCTCTTTCTTCGGCGCCCTGCCCACCTCTACGTTCAGCCAGAATGTTGGCATCGTAGCCATGACCAAGGTAATTAGCCGATACGTACTGGCGCTGGCAGGTATTTTTATGATTCTGGCGGGTCTCAGTCCGAAATTCGGCGCAATGATCACGACGATTCCTTACCCCGTTCTAGGTGGTGCAACAATTACCGTGTTTGGCATGATTACCATGACCGGCATCCAGTTGCTGGTTAAAGATGAGATGTCTGCGCGCAATATGACCATCGTCGGCCTTTCCCTAGCACTAAGCTTAGGCATCGCTGCAGAGCCATCAGCTATCGAACAGTTTCCTGCGGTATTAAGAGATTTGATTGGTGGTGCCCCCATCGTTGTGGCCGCTATTACGGCTTTCACGCTGAATATCGTCCTACCCAAAAAATCTCTTTCAGATGAGGCTAAAGAAAGAGAAAAGATTGCTAACGAAGATAAAGACACTAAGGAAGAAGCCAACAACCAGGGTGATAATCTTAGTCAACGCAGCGTTCATGCCGAATAA
- the gcl gene encoding glyoxylate carboligase, whose amino-acid sequence MAKMTAAEAAIHVLKKEGVDVAFGVPGAAINPFYAAMRKVGGVDHVLARHVEGASHMAEGYTRTTAGNIGVCIGTSGPAGTDMITGLYSASADSIPILCITGQAPRAKMHKEDFQAVDIQTIAGPVTKWSVTVMEPAQVPRAFQKAFQIMRSSRPGPVLIDLPIDVQMSEIEFDPDTYESLPAYKPSASRAQIEKALTMLNEADKPLIVAGGGIINADAAEQLVEFAELTGVPVIPTLMGWGTIPDDHPLMAGMVGLQTSHRYGNATMLASDFVMGIGNRWANRHTGNVETYTKDRKFVHVDIEPTQIGRIFGPDYGIVSDAKLALDLFIDVAREMKASGQLKNRSAWAQECQERKRTLLRKTHFDNVPVKPQRVYEEMNKVFGKNARYISTIGLSQIAGAQFLHVYKPRHWINCGQAGPLGWTVPAALGVCRADPDAEVVALSGDYDFQFMVEELAVGAQFNLPYIHVLVNNSYLGLIRQAQRGFDMDYCVQLSFKNINYTDEEAALAEYGVDHVSVAEGLGCKALRVTTPDEIAPALEKARELMRQYRVPVVVEIILERVTNISMGTDLDGVNEFEALAENLTDAPSSIASLT is encoded by the coding sequence ATGGCCAAAATGACAGCTGCAGAAGCCGCCATTCACGTCCTGAAAAAAGAAGGTGTTGATGTTGCCTTTGGTGTTCCAGGTGCTGCGATCAACCCTTTCTACGCTGCGATGCGTAAAGTGGGTGGGGTGGACCATGTGCTAGCACGCCACGTGGAAGGTGCTTCACACATGGCGGAAGGGTATACCCGTACAACTGCTGGCAACATTGGTGTGTGCATCGGTACCTCTGGCCCCGCGGGCACGGATATGATTACGGGGTTGTATTCTGCCAGTGCTGATTCAATTCCGATTCTATGTATCACTGGCCAAGCTCCCCGCGCCAAGATGCATAAAGAAGACTTCCAGGCCGTCGACATTCAGACGATTGCTGGCCCAGTGACCAAATGGTCCGTGACGGTGATGGAGCCTGCTCAGGTGCCGCGTGCTTTCCAGAAAGCCTTCCAGATCATGCGTTCTAGTCGCCCTGGACCGGTACTGATCGACCTGCCCATCGATGTACAGATGAGCGAAATCGAGTTCGATCCGGACACCTACGAATCACTTCCGGCTTATAAACCCTCAGCATCACGTGCCCAAATTGAAAAAGCACTGACGATGCTTAACGAAGCCGATAAGCCGCTGATCGTTGCCGGTGGTGGCATCATCAACGCCGATGCTGCCGAGCAATTAGTTGAATTTGCCGAGCTAACCGGTGTGCCAGTCATCCCGACGCTGATGGGGTGGGGAACGATCCCGGATGACCACCCGTTAATGGCAGGCATGGTAGGGCTCCAAACGTCGCATCGATACGGTAATGCGACCATGCTGGCCTCTGACTTTGTCATGGGAATTGGTAATCGTTGGGCCAACCGACACACTGGTAATGTAGAAACGTATACAAAAGATAGAAAATTTGTTCACGTTGATATTGAGCCAACGCAAATAGGTCGTATTTTCGGGCCTGACTACGGCATCGTTTCTGATGCAAAGCTTGCCCTAGACCTGTTTATCGACGTCGCTCGTGAAATGAAGGCCAGCGGACAGCTGAAAAATCGTAGTGCCTGGGCACAAGAGTGTCAGGAACGTAAACGCACACTACTGCGCAAAACTCACTTCGATAACGTGCCGGTGAAACCCCAGCGTGTTTACGAAGAGATGAACAAAGTTTTTGGTAAGAATGCACGCTATATCAGCACCATCGGTTTGTCTCAGATTGCCGGCGCTCAGTTCCTGCATGTGTACAAGCCCCGGCACTGGATTAACTGTGGCCAAGCTGGGCCGCTAGGCTGGACAGTGCCTGCGGCACTGGGTGTTTGCCGTGCCGACCCTGATGCCGAAGTGGTTGCGCTGTCTGGCGATTACGACTTCCAGTTTATGGTAGAGGAGCTAGCGGTTGGGGCACAGTTTAACTTGCCGTATATCCACGTGCTGGTGAACAACTCCTACCTCGGTTTGATTCGTCAGGCCCAGCGTGGCTTCGACATGGATTACTGTGTCCAGCTCTCGTTCAAGAACATCAACTATACCGACGAAGAAGCGGCGCTCGCTGAGTATGGCGTAGATCACGTGTCGGTTGCTGAAGGCCTTGGCTGTAAAGCGCTACGTGTCACTACACCCGATGAGATTGCGCCT
- the uraH gene encoding hydroxyisourate hydrolase — MGYVTTHVLDTAQGCPGKGIKIDLYCVVNGERRFLKTVTTNDDGRCDRPILDGAELQEGEYELEFHAGAYFASRGDRVKEPAFLNVIPLRFGVNDATQHYHVPLLLSPYAYSTYRGS, encoded by the coding sequence ATGGGTTACGTGACGACTCATGTTCTAGATACTGCGCAAGGCTGCCCAGGCAAGGGGATCAAAATTGATCTGTATTGCGTGGTTAATGGCGAACGCAGATTTCTCAAAACGGTAACCACCAATGATGATGGCCGCTGTGACCGCCCCATATTAGACGGCGCTGAGTTACAAGAAGGGGAGTACGAGTTGGAATTTCATGCAGGGGCTTACTTCGCAAGCCGGGGTGACCGGGTTAAGGAGCCAGCATTCTTAAACGTGATACCGCTTCGCTTCGGGGTTAATGACGCCACACAGCACTATCACGTGCCATTACTGCTATCGCCCTATGCTTACTCGACGTATCGCGGCAGTTAA